One part of the Vicia villosa cultivar HV-30 ecotype Madison, WI linkage group LG6, Vvil1.0, whole genome shotgun sequence genome encodes these proteins:
- the LOC131613432 gene encoding putative F-box/LRR-repeat protein 23: MESSSIPSLAVQTESLTVPNWLELPRDATVNILQKLNTVDIITRACHVCPLWWNICKDPSMWRTIRMNMDLTYNRACWKKICHTAVGRSRGQLEDVNIKYFATDDLLQYIVDCSKQLRRLRLIDCRSLTYEGFSEALNKLPLLEALDIYHCTLSEDLLEVVGRHCPLLNSLRYRNSIDDEEGYIDISNEHELALLEETFWRVGFYNILNTGNFVTNEGVSAILDGCPLLETLDLRGCRSWVLSDSLEKRCHQQIQDFRSPIYYVYFSFNGQLILGPAK; encoded by the exons ATGGAGTCTTCTTCTATTCCATCATTGGCAGTGCAAACGGAAAGCCTAACTGTGCCAAACTGGCTTGAACTTCCAAGAGATGCAACTGTTAACATCCTCCAGAAGCTGAATACTGTTGATATAATTACTAGAGCTTGTCATGTGTGTCCCCTATGGTGGAATATATGTAAAGACCCTTCTATGTGGCGCACCATTCGCATGAATATGGATCTTACCTATAACCGCGCATGTTGGAAAAAGATTTGTCACACTGCAGTTGGAAGAAGTCGTGGTCAGCTAGAAGATGTTAATATAAAGTATTTTGCTACCGATGATCTCCTTCAATACATTGTTGATTG CAGTAAACAACTACGACGGTTGCGGCTAATAGATTGTCGAAGTCTAACGTATGAAGGATTTAGTGAAGCATTAAACAAACTTCCACTATTAGAAGCACTTGATATTTATCATTGCACATTGTCTGAGGATTTACTTGAAGTTGTTGGTCGACATTGTCCTCTTTTGAATTCACTGAGATATAGGAATTCTATTGATGACGAAGAAGGTTACATTGATATAAGTAATGAACATGAACTTGCATTACTTGAGGAAACATTTTGGAGAGTGGGATTTTATAATATCCTAAACACTGGGAACTTTGTAACAAATGAAGGGGTTTCTGCAATTCTTGACGGTTGTCCTCTTCTTGAAACTCTTGATCTTAGAGGATGTCGTAGTTGGGTGTTGAGTGATAGTTTAGAGAAAAGGTGTCATCAACAAATCCAAGATTTTAGATCTCCTATATACTATGTGTACTTTTCTTTCAATGGACAGTTAATACTAGGACCTGCTAAGTGA